One Branchiostoma floridae strain S238N-H82 chromosome 15, Bfl_VNyyK, whole genome shotgun sequence DNA window includes the following coding sequences:
- the LOC118432522 gene encoding ninjurin-1-like, producing MSKDYNANSYASLKSAIESMVDISLVISYIPQLLAITRSPGGVDTGEEIARVVLISICMLFQTVLLCIFVYQGFQPKIQSDTTRGPQVPKESFISNYVAAVLALLVMILNAAIAAVGGNQA from the exons ATGTCTAAAGATTATAACGCTAACAGCTACGCCAGCCTGAAGTCCGCGATCGAGAGCATGGTGGACATCAGCCTGGTGATCAGTTACATCCCCCAGTTATTGGCGATCACCCGGTCACCGGGCGGCGTGGACACAGGCGAGGAGATTGCAAG ggTGGTGCTTATTTCCATCTGCATGCTGTTCCAGACGGTTCTGCTGTGTATATTCGTCTATCAGGGTTTCCAGCCCAAGATCCAAAGCGACACCACCCGGGGGCCCCAGGTTCCCAAGGAAAGCTTCATCTCGAATTATGTTGCCGCCGTCCTGGCCCTTCTGGTGATGATACTCAACGCCGCCATCGCTGCTGTTGGAGGAAACCAGGCTTGA